In Bacteroidales bacterium, one genomic interval encodes:
- a CDS encoding tetratricopeptide repeat protein, producing the protein MQPKRTTIFYLLLILLIAPSIRSTGAKDFISDTSKIKAILKKAEIKLDSNKNQESLQLSRSALDFSKRSGYTYGIGKSLLQIGRIQLENGKNDSSISSLKKALPHLRSINKEFEVGLALNGIGKAFGDIGNQDSAEVYYNEALKIRQRINDKSGVATTIHNLGLVYRSRGIYPKALEYYFLSLSINEELGDKYKQAITLNSIGVVFRNQGDYTKALEFYFKSLKINEELKDLKWTAYLYNNIGMVYQHIGDNKMALKYYNESLRIKQSLDEKLGMSTSYINIGDIYEKQGDLEKAMEFYRKAEDIRKAISNFPGLANLYLSMGELYKLMHNPLKSLEILNEAEKIYTRIEDPNGLANCFIQTGLTYYELGDKNKAINYCLSGINQATKIGAFDLILQGYENLSRMYEGLGKTSQAFNSYKLYITLRDSLSGIENSKEIVRIQMQADFDKVMQKQKIEQEQQLEIAQLKSKKQTMIANIFILAFTLTLSVFILFYLNFRQKQRHNDSLAFQQLDMERQKSELMNQRDELEIQKNLVIHQRDKIMTMLTDLGESIDYARKIQQALLPSDKTLESILGKYFLFFQPRESVGGDFYWVARHENNIYFAIADCTGHGVPGGFMSMLGVSLLNEMISRSECDSPAKMLWKLRDMIIRALNQTGLDDDSQDGMDIALCMYNPVNRNLVFSGANLSLIIATSNPPEEGEKILVQDNIVELKPNRMPVAFYQRMEEYNEYHLVLNPGDSIYLFSDGYADQFGGAHNKKFGYSTFRNLISSTSKKPFENQHDIFWNEFDRWKGDENQTDDVIVMGIQIS; encoded by the coding sequence ATGCAACCAAAAAGAACTACAATATTTTATCTGCTTTTAATTTTATTAATTGCACCTTCAATAAGATCTACTGGTGCAAAAGATTTTATTTCAGACACATCCAAAATAAAAGCAATTCTTAAAAAGGCTGAGATTAAATTAGATAGTAATAAAAACCAAGAATCACTTCAACTTTCAAGATCAGCCTTAGATTTTTCTAAAAGAAGCGGTTATACTTATGGTATTGGAAAATCATTATTACAAATCGGACGTATTCAACTTGAAAATGGAAAAAATGACTCATCAATTTCATCGTTAAAGAAAGCGTTACCTCACTTAAGAAGCATTAATAAAGAATTTGAAGTTGGTTTAGCGCTAAATGGAATTGGGAAAGCGTTTGGAGATATTGGCAATCAAGATAGTGCAGAGGTATATTATAATGAGGCATTAAAGATCAGACAAAGAATAAACGACAAGAGTGGAGTAGCTACTACAATTCACAACCTTGGTTTAGTTTATAGATCGAGAGGTATTTATCCCAAGGCACTTGAATATTACTTTCTTTCCCTATCAATAAACGAAGAATTGGGCGATAAATACAAACAAGCAATAACTTTAAATAGCATTGGGGTTGTTTTTAGGAATCAAGGCGATTATACAAAAGCTCTTGAATTTTACTTTAAATCCCTAAAGATTAATGAAGAATTAAAAGACCTAAAGTGGACTGCATATCTCTATAATAATATAGGTATGGTATACCAGCATATCGGTGATAACAAAATGGCTCTTAAATATTATAATGAATCACTCAGAATAAAACAATCATTAGATGAAAAACTTGGCATGTCGACTTCATATATTAACATAGGTGATATATATGAGAAACAAGGCGATTTGGAAAAAGCTATGGAGTTCTATAGAAAAGCAGAGGATATAAGAAAAGCGATTTCAAATTTTCCAGGATTGGCAAATCTTTATTTAAGTATGGGTGAACTATATAAGCTAATGCATAACCCCTTAAAATCTCTTGAAATTCTTAATGAAGCTGAAAAAATATATACTAGAATTGAAGATCCTAATGGATTGGCAAATTGTTTTATCCAGACCGGACTAACTTATTATGAATTAGGGGATAAGAATAAAGCTATTAATTATTGTCTGTCAGGAATTAATCAAGCCACAAAGATTGGAGCATTTGATTTAATTCTGCAAGGCTACGAAAATCTTTCAAGAATGTATGAAGGTTTGGGTAAAACTTCTCAAGCGTTCAACTCATATAAATTATATATAACACTTAGAGATAGTTTAAGTGGCATAGAAAATTCCAAAGAAATTGTAAGAATCCAAATGCAAGCAGATTTTGATAAGGTGATGCAAAAGCAAAAGATTGAACAAGAACAGCAACTTGAGATTGCTCAGTTAAAATCCAAGAAACAAACAATGATCGCTAACATTTTCATTCTTGCCTTTACACTTACCCTATCTGTATTCATTTTATTCTATTTAAATTTTCGTCAGAAACAGAGACATAATGATTCACTTGCATTTCAGCAACTTGACATGGAGCGCCAAAAAAGTGAATTGATGAACCAGCGCGATGAGTTAGAGATACAGAAAAATTTAGTAATTCATCAACGAGATAAGATAATGACCATGTTGACCGATCTTGGGGAGTCAATTGATTATGCTCGAAAAATACAACAAGCCTTACTTCCGTCTGATAAAACCTTGGAAAGTATTTTAGGAAAATATTTTTTATTTTTTCAACCTAGGGAATCCGTTGGGGGTGATTTCTACTGGGTTGCAAGACATGAAAATAATATTTACTTTGCTATTGCAGACTGCACTGGACACGGGGTGCCTGGCGGTTTTATGAGCATGCTTGGAGTATCATTGCTTAACGAAATGATATCACGTTCAGAATGCGATTCTCCTGCAAAAATGCTTTGGAAGTTAAGAGATATGATTATAAGAGCACTTAACCAAACTGGACTTGATGATGATAGTCAGGATGGAATGGATATAGCTCTTTGCATGTATAATCCCGTAAATCGCAATTTAGTATTCTCTGGAGCAAACCTTTCATTAATAATTGCAACTTCAAATCCACCTGAGGAAGGGGAAAAAATACTTGTTCAGGATAATATTGTTGAACTAAAACCCAATAGAATGCCAGTTGCTTTCTACCAACGAATGGAAGAATATAACGAATATCATTTAGTTCTAAATCCAGGGGATTCAATTTACCTATTCTCAGATGGATATGCAGATCAGTTTGGTGGTGCACATAATAAAAAATTCGGTTATTCAACTTTTAGAAACCTAATTTCATCCACTTCTAAAAAACCATTTGAAAATCAACATGATATTTTTTGGAATGAATTTGATAGGTGGAAGGGTGACGAAAATCAGACTGATGATGTAATTGTAATGGGGATACAAATATCCTAG
- a CDS encoding superoxide dismutase gives MKHELPKLPYELDALAPVISKQTLEFHYGKHHQAYVNNLNNLIVGTKFENSDLETIIHEADGGIFNNGAQIWNHTFYFNSFSPKPKLEPSGKLAEMIIKDFGSLAEFKEKFNKAAATLFGSGWAWLVVDSSGHLDIKQESNAGNPLKNNLKPLITCDVWEHAYYLDYQNRRPDYIQTFWNVLDWNVIENRIK, from the coding sequence ATGAAACACGAACTACCTAAGTTACCGTATGAGCTAGATGCATTAGCTCCGGTAATATCAAAACAAACGCTTGAGTTTCACTATGGAAAACATCACCAAGCTTATGTGAATAACCTCAATAACTTGATTGTTGGAACTAAATTTGAAAATTCCGATTTGGAAACCATAATCCATGAAGCTGATGGGGGAATCTTCAATAATGGTGCACAGATTTGGAATCACACATTCTATTTTAACTCTTTTTCTCCAAAACCTAAACTGGAGCCATCGGGTAAGTTGGCTGAAATGATTATTAAAGATTTTGGCTCATTGGCAGAATTTAAGGAGAAGTTTAATAAGGCAGCCGCCACCCTATTTGGTTCGGGTTGGGCTTGGTTGGTTGTTGACTCATCTGGCCATCTGGATATCAAACAGGAATCTAATGCTGGAAATCCTCTAAAAAATAATCTTAAACCCCTAATAACATGCGATGTATGGGAACACGCATACTATCTAGATTATCAGAATAGAAGGCCCGATTATATTCAAACTTTCTGGAATGTTTTGGACTGGAATGTTATTGAAAATCGTATAAAGTAG
- a CDS encoding nitroreductase, whose translation MLKDLVLRNRSYRRFDQSKKVDKKTLLEFVRLALNTPSGRNLQTLKYFISADAELNSKIFPNLAWAGYLKDWNGPEEGEKPSAYIVILEDTKIGKNLVHDQGIVAQTILLAAVEKSLGGCIIYTIKRNELIETLSLPAHLDVVLVLAIGKPVEEVVLEPMPANGEVKYWRDEKQIHHVPKRSLEEVVINL comes from the coding sequence ATGCTTAAAGATTTAGTGCTTAGGAATCGTAGCTATAGACGTTTTGATCAATCTAAAAAGGTTGATAAGAAAACTCTACTCGAGTTTGTAAGGTTAGCTTTAAATACTCCTTCAGGACGTAATTTGCAAACTCTTAAGTATTTTATATCGGCAGATGCAGAACTAAACTCCAAGATTTTTCCAAACCTTGCTTGGGCAGGATATTTAAAGGATTGGAATGGTCCAGAAGAAGGAGAAAAACCTTCTGCTTATATTGTCATACTTGAGGATACAAAAATTGGGAAAAACCTTGTTCATGATCAAGGCATTGTTGCTCAAACCATTCTTTTAGCAGCAGTTGAGAAAAGTCTTGGTGGTTGTATTATTTATACTATTAAACGCAATGAGTTAATTGAGACATTAAGCCTACCCGCGCATCTAGATGTTGTCCTTGTACTTGCCATAGGTAAACCAGTTGAAGAGGTTGTACTTGAGCCTATGCCTGCAAATGGGGAGGTAAAATATTGGCGTGATGAGAAACAGATTCATCATGTACCAAAGCGAAGCCTAGAAGAAGTTGTGATCAACCTTTAG
- the amrS gene encoding AmmeMemoRadiSam system radical SAM enzyme, whose translation MVSQFYIKSDSGSTECQLCPHFCKIKNERVGICNTRLNRNGVLESTQWGVISSSSLDPIEKKPLYHFFPGKMIYSIGGFGCNLKCSFCQNYEISQYVPQNIDNLRIVLPQEVVMKAKIHPNNIGIAYTYNEPTISYEYMLEVARIAKLDGLKNVMVSNGYINKEPLSVLFEFIDAFNIDLKAFTDIFYRKYTGGRLQPVLDSLKEIRKSGKHLEITFLVIPNLNDNMDDAKSMIDWIANELGEHTILHLSRYHPAHLVYNPLTPIETLTHVFNIAKQKLQFVYIGNVPNLEVENNTNCPKCGNVLINRDGFYSSLVGLNADGSCKECDLSVVTMA comes from the coding sequence ATGGTATCGCAATTTTACATAAAGTCCGATTCAGGCTCTACGGAATGTCAGTTATGCCCCCATTTTTGTAAAATAAAAAACGAGAGGGTGGGGATTTGTAATACTCGTTTAAACCGAAATGGAGTATTGGAGTCGACCCAGTGGGGCGTTATTTCATCTTCATCACTTGATCCAATTGAGAAAAAACCGCTATACCATTTCTTCCCCGGTAAAATGATTTATTCTATTGGTGGTTTTGGATGTAACCTGAAATGTTCATTTTGTCAAAATTATGAGATATCCCAATACGTTCCACAAAATATTGATAATCTGAGAATAGTTTTGCCCCAGGAGGTGGTAATGAAAGCAAAAATCCATCCTAATAACATAGGAATTGCCTATACTTACAATGAGCCTACAATCTCCTATGAGTACATGCTGGAAGTTGCTAGAATTGCTAAACTTGACGGGTTGAAGAATGTTATGGTATCCAATGGGTACATAAATAAAGAACCCCTTTCCGTCCTATTTGAGTTTATTGATGCATTCAATATAGATTTAAAGGCTTTTACAGATATTTTTTATAGAAAATATACAGGCGGTAGGCTTCAACCTGTCCTTGATTCCTTAAAGGAAATCCGAAAAAGCGGGAAACATCTTGAGATAACATTTCTTGTGATCCCGAATTTGAACGATAATATGGATGATGCAAAATCGATGATAGATTGGATTGCCAATGAGTTGGGCGAGCATACAATTTTACATCTTAGCCGTTATCATCCAGCTCATTTGGTTTATAATCCACTAACTCCAATTGAGACTCTTACCCATGTCTTTAATATAGCAAAGCAAAAACTTCAGTTTGTTTACATTGGAAATGTTCCCAATTTAGAGGTAGAAAACAATACAAATTGCCCTAAATGTGGAAACGTATTAATTAATCGGGATGGCTTTTATTCATCATTGGTTGGTCTCAATGCAGATGGGAGTTGCAAGGAATGTGATCTTTCTGTAGTTACTATGGCATAA
- the dnaB gene encoding replicative DNA helicase, with protein MAERRTNARLPKTNLASFELGKIPPQALELEEAVLGAIMVEKDAVISILDIIKPESFYKETHQTIFKAIIDLSTRLEPIDLLTVSEELRRRNQLEEIGGPIYLAQLTSKVGSAAHLEFHSKIIAQKYIQRELIRVSSDIQNRAFDDSIDVDDLLDYSEMELFKVAEGNIKRETAQINVLVKQALKNIEEAGKREDGLSGVPSGFSDLDRMTSGWQKSDLVIVAARPSMGKTAFVLSMARKMAVDHKTAVAFFSLEMSNIQLVNRLIVSESGIPSEKIRNGRLDPHEWTQLVVKIKDLTEAKIFIDDTPALSIFEFRAKCRRLKAQYDVGIIVIDYLQLMTGPTETKGNREQEVSTISRSLKAIAKELNVPIIALSQLNRSVETRGGNKRPQLSDLRESGAIEQDADVVIFIHRPEYYGFLEDEDGNSLAGLAEIILSKHRNGAVGDIKLRFEKEMARFSDFENVDYMDYIAKAGSESAQPAVTYKSRMNEDVLSGKEGFGFEPNRSPDSDIPF; from the coding sequence ATGGCTGAAAGACGCACAAATGCTCGTTTACCAAAAACAAATCTAGCAAGTTTTGAACTGGGAAAGATACCTCCCCAAGCACTGGAACTCGAAGAAGCTGTTCTTGGTGCAATTATGGTAGAAAAGGATGCGGTAATCTCAATCCTTGATATTATTAAACCAGAAAGTTTTTATAAGGAAACCCACCAAACAATATTTAAAGCAATTATAGACCTCTCAACCCGTCTTGAGCCAATCGATTTACTAACTGTTTCGGAAGAACTGAGACGCAGAAATCAACTTGAAGAGATTGGTGGTCCTATATATCTTGCGCAACTTACCTCAAAGGTTGGTTCTGCAGCCCACCTTGAGTTTCACTCAAAAATCATTGCTCAGAAATATATTCAGCGTGAACTAATCCGAGTTTCATCCGATATACAGAATCGTGCATTTGACGATAGTATTGATGTGGACGATCTATTGGATTACTCTGAAATGGAACTTTTTAAGGTTGCCGAAGGCAATATTAAGAGAGAAACAGCACAAATTAATGTACTTGTAAAGCAGGCTCTTAAAAATATAGAGGAGGCAGGGAAGCGTGAGGACGGATTAAGTGGCGTACCCTCGGGATTCTCAGATCTTGATCGAATGACTTCTGGTTGGCAAAAATCCGATTTGGTTATTGTTGCTGCACGTCCTTCTATGGGTAAAACAGCATTCGTTCTTTCGATGGCTCGAAAAATGGCTGTAGATCATAAAACTGCAGTTGCCTTCTTTTCGCTCGAAATGTCGAATATTCAACTTGTAAATAGATTAATTGTCAGCGAATCGGGAATTCCTTCCGAAAAAATTCGAAATGGAAGGCTAGATCCACATGAATGGACTCAACTTGTTGTAAAGATTAAAGATCTTACAGAGGCAAAGATATTTATTGATGATACCCCTGCCCTTTCAATATTCGAGTTTAGAGCTAAATGTCGAAGATTAAAAGCCCAGTATGATGTAGGAATAATTGTAATTGACTACCTACAGCTAATGACTGGCCCAACTGAAACCAAAGGGAATCGCGAACAAGAAGTAAGTACTATTTCTCGCTCATTAAAGGCGATTGCCAAAGAATTAAACGTCCCAATTATTGCCCTATCTCAGCTTAATCGTTCTGTCGAAACACGTGGTGGAAACAAACGCCCTCAACTATCGGATTTACGTGAATCGGGTGCAATTGAGCAGGATGCCGACGTTGTAATCTTTATTCACCGTCCCGAATATTATGGATTTCTTGAAGATGAGGATGGTAATTCTTTAGCTGGATTGGCTGAAATAATCCTTTCAAAACACAGAAATGGTGCAGTTGGCGACATCAAACTAAGATTTGAGAAGGAAATGGCTCGTTTCTCCGACTTTGAAAATGTTGACTACATGGATTATATTGCAAAAGCAGGTTCAGAAAGCGCACAACCAGCAGTAACTTACAAATCGAGGATGAACGAGGATGTGCTGAGCGGTAAAGAAGGCTTTGGGTTTGAGCCTAACCGATCACCTGATTCTGATATTCCGTTTTAA
- a CDS encoding noncanonical pyrimidine nucleotidase, YjjG family: MFNGLFNKKVKVYKHIFFDLDRTLWDFDQNMIDALRDVYFDFNLNVVYPDIQTFINTFTKHNDYLWEKYRLGELKKDVLRFKRFDLTLRDYGVNDQILAKEMGDEYIRITPTKTALIPQAREMLEYLSPKYKLYIISNGFNEVQFPKLEKCHIAKYFEKIITSETSGYHKPCLEAFGYSLSSVNAKKNESIMIGDDLEIDIIGAKKFGIDQVYFNRYKKSHKTKPTHEIHSLIELSKIL, translated from the coding sequence ATGTTTAATGGCCTTTTTAATAAAAAAGTAAAAGTTTACAAACATATATTTTTTGATCTTGATAGAACTCTTTGGGATTTTGATCAGAACATGATTGATGCACTGCGTGATGTATATTTTGATTTCAATCTTAATGTTGTATACCCTGATATTCAAACTTTTATAAATACCTTCACTAAGCATAACGATTATCTTTGGGAAAAATATCGTCTTGGTGAGCTTAAGAAAGATGTATTAAGATTTAAGCGATTCGATTTAACCCTTAGAGATTATGGTGTTAACGATCAAATTTTAGCTAAAGAGATGGGAGATGAGTATATTCGTATAACACCTACTAAAACGGCTCTAATACCTCAAGCGCGGGAGATGCTAGAATATCTTAGTCCAAAGTATAAACTCTATATAATTAGCAATGGTTTTAACGAAGTTCAGTTTCCGAAACTTGAAAAATGTCATATAGCAAAATACTTCGAAAAGATAATTACATCTGAAACATCTGGTTACCATAAACCTTGCCTTGAGGCATTTGGATATTCACTCTCGTCTGTAAATGCTAAAAAGAACGAGAGTATTATGATTGGGGATGATCTAGAGATAGATATTATTGGTGCTAAAAAGTTCGGTATCGATCAGGTGTACTTTAATCGTTACAAAAAAAGCCATAAGACTAAGCCAACTCATGAAATTCATTCCCTAATAGAGTTAAGTAAAATACTATAA
- a CDS encoding DEAD/DEAH box helicase codes for MTFEDFNFHPDIIGGIKTMGFEKPTPVQELAIPFILQGKDLIACAQTGTGKTAAFVLPILNKLALLPVKLNYINTLVIVPTRELALQIDQQVEGFAYFSPASSIAVYGGNDSGNWDRQRAAIESGVDFLIATPGRLIQHLQMGYVSLDRVEHFILDEADRMLDMGFYEDIMAIVEKLPKKRQTLLFSATMPENIRKLSKVILNNPKEISLSISKPADNILQAAYFAEDQQKLSLLTSLVEGKSNIQSALVFASTKSEVRDIEKKLIKDNASARAIHSDLDQQAREEVLRDFKNRKFQILVATDIISRGIDIEDIDLVVNYDVPRDPEDYVHRIGRTARAQSDGVALTFINKKQRKSFEKIEHFLGTKIYKIPIPKDL; via the coding sequence TTGACTTTCGAAGATTTTAATTTTCATCCTGATATAATTGGTGGCATTAAGACTATGGGGTTTGAAAAGCCAACCCCTGTTCAGGAACTTGCAATCCCTTTTATACTTCAAGGGAAAGATTTAATTGCGTGTGCCCAAACTGGAACTGGGAAAACAGCTGCTTTTGTTCTTCCAATTTTAAATAAGCTTGCATTATTACCAGTCAAGCTAAACTACATTAATACTCTTGTAATTGTTCCAACTCGTGAGTTGGCTCTACAAATTGACCAACAGGTAGAGGGTTTTGCCTATTTTTCACCAGCCAGTTCAATTGCAGTTTATGGTGGAAACGATAGTGGTAACTGGGATCGCCAAAGGGCTGCCATTGAAAGTGGCGTTGATTTCTTGATTGCAACCCCTGGAAGACTTATCCAACATCTTCAAATGGGGTATGTATCACTTGATCGTGTTGAACATTTCATTCTTGATGAGGCCGATAGGATGCTCGACATGGGGTTCTATGAGGATATTATGGCAATTGTTGAGAAACTTCCTAAGAAGAGGCAAACGCTTTTATTCTCGGCAACCATGCCTGAAAATATTAGGAAACTTTCAAAAGTTATACTTAACAACCCCAAAGAGATTAGCTTATCAATCTCCAAACCAGCAGATAACATACTACAAGCAGCCTATTTTGCAGAGGATCAACAAAAACTATCGCTACTTACATCATTGGTTGAGGGGAAAAGCAATATTCAAAGTGCTTTAGTATTTGCCTCAACTAAATCGGAGGTTAGAGATATTGAAAAGAAATTAATTAAAGATAATGCTAGTGCTCGGGCTATTCATTCCGATTTAGATCAACAAGCCCGTGAAGAGGTATTGAGAGATTTTAAAAACAGAAAGTTCCAAATTCTTGTTGCTACAGATATTATATCAAGAGGTATTGATATTGAGGATATTGACCTAGTTGTAAACTACGATGTTCCGCGCGATCCAGAGGATTATGTTCATCGCATTGGTCGTACAGCTCGGGCTCAATCCGATGGGGTTGCCCTCACATTTATTAATAAGAAACAACGGAAATCATTCGAGAAGATTGAACACTTCCTAGGCACAAAAATCTATAAAATACCCATACCTAAAGATTTATAG
- a CDS encoding D-alanine--D-alanine ligase, translating to MSKHKNIAILAGGNSSEEGISLKSAAQITQWLSETNYNVYTILVKGVNWTLKHPEFGDFEISKDDFSVTINSDKITFDCALIAIHGTPGENGLLQGYFEMLDIPYTTGGVMNTSVTFNKYFCKELVKDTGVDLAKGVLIRKGQVVDPEILAVQLGLPVFVKPNESGSSYGVSKVKTEEDIARAVTTALKEDKTVLIEEFIAGRELTCGLVKTSEKEYIFPVTEILSKNEFFDYNAKYLNESSEITPADINPELSERIQHLSSKIYDRLDCRGIVRIDYIYSDDKLYFLEINTVPGMSEASIVPQQVSAFGKDMDEIFSLVIEDAILQKAKE from the coding sequence ATGAGCAAACATAAAAATATAGCAATTCTTGCAGGAGGTAACTCATCAGAGGAAGGAATATCGCTGAAAAGCGCAGCACAAATCACTCAATGGCTAAGTGAAACAAATTATAACGTTTACACAATACTTGTTAAGGGTGTTAATTGGACTCTGAAACACCCTGAATTCGGAGATTTCGAAATATCTAAGGACGATTTTAGCGTAACCATAAATAGCGATAAAATTACTTTTGATTGTGCTTTAATCGCTATACATGGAACACCTGGCGAAAATGGTCTCTTGCAAGGATATTTTGAAATGCTTGACATTCCTTACACTACGGGAGGTGTAATGAATACCTCTGTAACCTTTAATAAATATTTTTGTAAAGAGTTGGTTAAGGATACAGGGGTTGATTTGGCCAAGGGTGTGTTAATCCGTAAAGGACAGGTTGTAGATCCCGAGATACTAGCTGTGCAACTTGGCCTTCCAGTTTTTGTAAAACCTAATGAAAGTGGTAGTAGTTACGGTGTAAGTAAGGTTAAAACTGAAGAAGATATTGCTCGTGCTGTAACAACCGCTTTAAAAGAGGATAAGACTGTATTAATCGAAGAGTTTATTGCAGGTCGTGAATTAACTTGTGGATTGGTTAAAACATCTGAAAAAGAGTATATTTTCCCTGTAACAGAGATTTTATCCAAAAACGAGTTTTTTGACTATAATGCAAAGTACCTCAACGAATCATCTGAGATAACTCCAGCAGATATTAACCCGGAACTATCTGAAAGAATTCAACATTTATCATCAAAAATTTATGATAGATTAGATTGTAGAGGGATTGTTAGAATTGATTATATCTATAGCGATGATAAACTCTATTTTTTGGAAATTAATACTGTACCAGGAATGAGCGAGGCAAGTATAGTTCCTCAACAGGTATCTGCATTTGGTAAAGATATGGACGAGATATTCAGTTTGGTAATTGAGGATGCAATTCTGCAAAAGGCAAAGGAGTAG
- a CDS encoding RluA family pseudouridine synthase, giving the protein MINPKDSLTDPDDELDEASEEQSELFEHFHFDVDPGQAMLRIDKFLTGKIHQISRNRIQAAADADNILVNGKAVKSSYKVKPFDSISIVMAYPPRDTDIKPENIPLNILFEDDDLIVVDKEPGMVVHPAHGNFSGTLVNALMYHLKDVPLFSSGEVRPGLVHRIDKNTSGILVIAKSEIAMNRLAKQFFDRTSSRQYITLVWGNLDADEGTITGHIGRSIRDRKKMQVFPEGDQGKHAVTHWKVVERLGYVNLVECKLETGRTHQIRAHFEYVRHPVFNDDRYGGNIIVKGTVFTKYRQFVDNCFALCPRHALHAKSLGFKHPTSGKEMYFESELPADMKNVIEKWRNYVAGREIVE; this is encoded by the coding sequence ATGATCAACCCTAAAGATTCACTTACCGATCCTGACGATGAGCTCGATGAAGCCTCGGAGGAGCAATCGGAATTATTCGAACATTTCCATTTTGATGTTGACCCAGGTCAGGCAATGCTTAGGATAGACAAATTTCTAACCGGCAAAATTCATCAAATATCGAGGAATAGAATTCAAGCAGCCGCTGATGCTGATAATATCCTAGTCAATGGAAAGGCTGTGAAATCATCCTATAAAGTCAAGCCGTTTGATTCCATTTCTATCGTGATGGCTTATCCGCCTAGGGATACGGATATCAAGCCAGAGAATATACCCTTAAATATTCTCTTTGAGGACGATGACCTAATAGTCGTTGATAAAGAACCAGGGATGGTTGTGCACCCAGCGCATGGAAATTTTTCGGGAACATTGGTAAACGCATTAATGTACCATCTAAAAGATGTTCCACTTTTTAGTTCTGGAGAAGTTCGCCCGGGTTTGGTTCACAGAATTGATAAGAACACAAGCGGGATTTTGGTGATTGCTAAAAGCGAAATTGCCATGAACCGATTGGCTAAGCAATTCTTTGATCGAACATCATCGCGCCAGTATATTACTTTGGTATGGGGCAATTTGGATGCCGATGAGGGAACTATTACAGGCCATATCGGTCGTAGTATTCGTGATAGGAAAAAAATGCAAGTTTTCCCCGAAGGAGATCAAGGTAAACATGCCGTAACTCATTGGAAAGTAGTGGAACGCTTAGGTTATGTGAACCTTGTAGAGTGTAAACTCGAAACAGGTAGAACTCATCAGATAAGGGCTCATTTTGAGTATGTTCGCCACCCAGTGTTTAATGATGATCGATATGGTGGAAATATTATTGTTAAGGGAACAGTGTTTACTAAATACCGACAATTTGTTGATAATTGCTTCGCACTTTGTCCCAGACATGCGCTTCATGCTAAATCCTTGGGTTTTAAACATCCTACATCAGGCAAAGAAATGTATTTTGAATCTGAATTACCTGCCGATATGAAAAACGTTATTGAAAAATGGCGGAACTACGTTGCTGGCAGAGAAATTGTGGAATAG